The proteins below are encoded in one region of Pseudomonas putida NBRC 14164:
- the rpoE gene encoding RNA polymerase sigma factor RpoE: protein MLTQEEDQQLVERVQRGDRRAFDLLVLKYQHKILGLIVRFVHDTHEAQDVAQEAFIKAYRALGNFRGDSAFYTWLYRIAINTAKNYLVSRGRRPPDSDVSSEDAEFYDGDHGLKDLESPERSLLRDEIEGTVHRTIQQLPEDLRTALTLREFDGLSYEDIASVMQCPVGTVRSRIFRAREAIDKALQPLLQET from the coding sequence ATGCTAACCCAGGAAGAGGATCAGCAGCTTGTCGAGCGCGTGCAGCGCGGTGACAGGCGAGCGTTCGATCTGTTGGTGCTGAAGTATCAGCACAAGATTCTCGGGTTGATCGTGCGGTTCGTTCACGATACCCACGAGGCCCAGGATGTAGCACAGGAAGCCTTTATCAAGGCCTACCGTGCGCTTGGCAATTTCCGCGGTGACAGTGCGTTTTATACCTGGCTGTACCGCATCGCCATCAACACGGCGAAGAACTACCTGGTGTCCCGTGGAAGACGGCCGCCAGACAGCGATGTGAGCTCCGAGGATGCGGAGTTTTATGACGGCGATCATGGCCTCAAGGATCTCGAGTCCCCAGAGCGCTCGTTGTTGCGGGATGAAATCGAAGGCACTGTCCATCGCACCATCCAGCAACTGCCCGAAGACCTGCGTACGGCGTTGACCCTGCGCGAGTTCGACGGGCTGAGTTACGAAGACATTGCCAGTGTCATGCAATGTCCGGTGGGTACCGTGCGCTCTCGAATCTTCCGCGCTCGGGAGGCCATAGATAAAGCCCTGCAGCCGTTGTTGCAGGAAACCTGA
- a CDS encoding sigma-E factor negative regulatory protein, which yields MSREALQESLSAVMDNEADELELRRVLSAVDDAETRATWSRYQVARAAMHKELLLPNLDIASAVSAALADEAVPAKVNKGPWRSVARLAVAASVTVAVLAGVRMYNQDEITGAELASQQPAQQGLSMPQTQGPAVLAGYSESSEQPTGPMANGVLQNQAGWDQRLPGYLRQHAQESALQGTETALPYARAASMGNPAK from the coding sequence ATGAGTCGTGAAGCTTTGCAGGAATCGCTGTCCGCGGTGATGGATAACGAAGCGGACGAACTGGAACTGCGTCGGGTGCTGAGCGCCGTAGACGACGCCGAAACCCGTGCCACCTGGTCGCGTTACCAGGTAGCACGTGCAGCCATGCACAAGGAGCTGCTGCTGCCTAACCTGGATATCGCCTCGGCGGTGTCTGCGGCGCTGGCTGACGAAGCCGTGCCGGCCAAGGTCAACAAGGGCCCATGGCGCAGCGTCGCTCGCCTGGCGGTCGCCGCCTCGGTCACCGTTGCGGTGCTGGCAGGCGTGCGGATGTACAACCAGGACGAGATCACCGGCGCCGAGCTGGCTTCGCAGCAGCCTGCACAACAGGGCCTGAGCATGCCACAAACTCAGGGTCCGGCCGTATTGGCAGGCTATAGTGAAAGCAGTGAGCAGCCGACCGGGCCGATGGCCAACGGTGTGCTGCAAAACCAGGCTGGCTGGGATCAGCGTCTGCCGGGCTATCTGCGTCAGCATGCCCAGGAGTCCGCACTCCAAGGCACCGAGACTGCCCTGCCGTACGCCCGTGCCGCCAGCATGGGAAATCCCGCTAAGTAA
- a CDS encoding MucB/RseB C-terminal domain-containing protein, with amino-acid sequence MRALPLLSLLIGSCMTVPVLAANSSPQASEWLGKLAQAEQKQSYQGSFVYERNGSFSSHDIWHRVEDGKVSERLLQLDGAAQEILRVDGKVECVSGALVSGVTTPADAAQRVLDPLKLMGWYDLSVAGKSRVAGRDGVIVTLTPRDQHRYAFELHLDRNTGLPLRSLMLNDKGQLLERFQMTRLDTTKPPSDDDLRPSASCKPVQRVAPASSDSVAGWRSDWLPPGFELVNSSVRRDPKRDSTVSSLMYDDGLARFSVFLEPVKDDAGTDVRTQLGPTSAVSRRLNTPKGKVMVTVVGEIPLGTAERVALSMRPQDAQARQ; translated from the coding sequence ATGCGCGCGCTACCTCTTCTGTCGCTGCTGATTGGCAGCTGCATGACCGTGCCGGTATTGGCAGCCAACTCCTCGCCCCAGGCGAGCGAGTGGCTTGGCAAGCTGGCACAAGCCGAGCAAAAGCAGAGTTATCAGGGCTCGTTCGTCTACGAACGCAACGGTAGCTTCTCTTCCCACGATATCTGGCACAGGGTCGAGGACGGCAAGGTCAGCGAGCGGCTGCTGCAGCTCGATGGCGCCGCCCAGGAAATCCTGCGCGTGGATGGCAAGGTGGAGTGCGTCAGTGGGGCGTTGGTCAGCGGCGTGACTACTCCTGCGGATGCTGCTCAGCGTGTGCTTGATCCGCTGAAGCTGATGGGCTGGTACGATTTGAGCGTGGCGGGCAAGTCACGGGTCGCCGGGCGCGATGGCGTGATCGTGACGCTCACTCCCCGCGACCAGCACCGCTATGCCTTCGAACTGCACCTGGATCGCAACACTGGCCTGCCGCTTCGCTCGTTGATGCTCAACGACAAAGGGCAGTTGCTGGAGCGCTTCCAGATGACTCGCCTCGATACCACCAAGCCGCCCAGCGACGATGACCTGCGCCCCAGTGCTTCCTGCAAGCCGGTGCAGCGTGTTGCCCCTGCCAGCAGTGACAGTGTCGCCGGCTGGCGCTCGGATTGGCTCCCGCCAGGGTTCGAGCTGGTCAACAGCTCGGTACGGCGTGACCCCAAGCGTGACAGCACGGTCAGTAGCCTGATGTACGATGATGGCCTGGCGCGCTTCTCGGTGTTCCTTGAGCCCGTGAAGGACGATGCCGGGACCGATGTGCGTACCCAGCTTGGCCCGACCTCGGCCGTTTCGCGGCGCCTGAACACGCCCAAGGGCAAGGTGATGGTCACCGTGGTCGGCGAAATTCCGCTCGGTACGGCAGAACGCGTCGCATTGTCGATGCGCCCCCAGGATGCCCAGGCGCGCCAGTAA